The Fimbriimonadaceae bacterium nucleotide sequence CGCGGTCGCCCACGTCTTCAGCACCTATGACTCGCAGATCGGCGGCAAGCCCTACGATCGGGGAATCAATAGCATCCAGCTCACGTTCGACGGGGAGCGCTGGTGGATCCAAAGCCTCGCCTGGTCGGGCGAGCAAAACTTCGGCCCGATCCCGGAGAAATATCTGGGGGGCTAAGCGGGTCAGCCGGCGACCGGGCGACGAAAAAGAATGAGCGACTGACACCGCCTTTGGTCTCAGCCGCTCATTTTTGTCGCTTGACGCCTCTTTACTTGCGGCGGCGAGCGGCGAGGGCGGCGAGGCCCGCGCCAAGCACGAGCATCGTGGCCGGTTCCGGAACGACCGCCAGGCCGTCATGGGCGCCCAGTCCGCTCAGAAGCAGGTTGCGCGTGTAGTTGGCCGGGTTGTAGCTGTAAAGGTTTCCACTCCAATCGATGGCGAGGATGCGGTTCAGGTCCTGAACGTATGCCATGCCGCCGTTGTCCACGAAGCCGTCGCCGCCAAGGTTCGTCGCCGAACCATTGGTGCGGTCAAGGCTGTGGAAAGTGCCCGGGCCTGCGAACATGCCGAGCAATTCGCCGGTCGAACTGTTGTAGGTCATGGCGTCCAGGTTGATGAACGGGTTTCCGATCGCGGTGGCCGCGCCAGTGTTCATGTCGAGCTCGAACAGGCCCTGAGGGTTGTCCGTGGACTTGCCGGCGTAAAGTTTGCCGTTGCTCTGGTCATAGGCAAGTCCGAACAGGCTGGTGACGCCGGTCGATCCGATCGCAGTGGCGGCGCCGGTGTTCAGGTTGACCCGGTAAAGCGTGCTGATAGCGCCGAATCCGCCGCCCCAGCCGTCCACCATGTACATCGTGTTGTTTGCCGTGTTGTAGGCCAAATCCCCGAATTCAAAGCCGACGCCAAGAAGGCCGACGTTGCTGAACGCCAGGGTGTTGGAGTCCAATTTGCGGAGCATATTGTCCGACTCACGGACCGTGTAAAGATCCACGGCAAAGGCAGAGCTTGCGACAGCTGCAAGCGCGATAGCGAAAATCCTCTTCATATCCATCTCCAAGAGTACAAACTCCGATATATAGGATACACCCCAAAAGAGGCGCTTTACTATAAACGGTGCCAGTAAAATTATGAGAACTCATACCGAGTACCTAACTTTCGCTACAAATTCCCGCGAGGAGTTCGTGAGGATCACTGATGAAATCGCCGCGATCGTCGCGGAATCAAAGGTCCACGAAGGCATGGTCCTCGTCTCCGCGATGCACATTACGGCCGCGGTCTACGTCAACGACTGGGAGGGCGGGCTGATCGAGGACATCAAGGAATGGCTGGGCAGCCTCGCCCCAAAAAAGGACTACCGGCACCATCGAACTGGTGAAGACAACGGCGAAGCCCACCTGAAGAACCTCCTGTTGCACCACCAAGTGATCTTGCCGATCACAGCTGGGAGGCTGGACCTGGGGCCGTGGCAGCAGGTCTTTTACGCGGAGTTTGACGGCCAGCGTCGTAAGCGCGTCGTGGTCAAAGTCATGGGGGTCTAAGGGGGCTAGCGTCGGCGCTTGCCGAACTTCTGCATGCGCTGCTGCATCTTGGCCATCTGCTTCATGCCTTTCCGCATCTCGTAGAGCTGCTCGATCAGACGGTTGACGTCGGCTTGGCTGGTTCCCGAGCCTTGCGCGATGCGCTTGCGCCGCGAGCCGTTCAGCAGCTCGGGGTTGGCGCGTTCTTTCGGGGTCATGCTGAGAACGATGGCCTCAAGGTGGTCCAGGCGGCGCTCGTCGAGGTTCTCCAGGGCTTCCTCGGGGACCGCGTTGGAGAGGCCCGGGATCATCTTCATCAGGCTCTTCATCGAGCCCATCTTGCGGACCATGCGCGTCTGCTGGAGGAAGTCGTTGAAGTCGATCTTGCCCGACTTCATCTTGTCCTCCATCCCCGCCATGTCCTCGCCCTGGAAGGCGACCTCGGCCTTTTCGATGATGCCGAGCACGTCGCCCATGCCGAGGATCCGGCCCGCCATGCGGTCGGCCTGGAAGAACTCCAGCGCGTCGGTCTGCTCACCTGTCCCGATGAACCGTACGGGAACTCCCGTGGCTTGCCGGACGCTGAGCACGGCCCCGCCCCGGGCGTCGCCGTCGAGCTTGGTGAAGATCGCGCCCGTGAGGCTCAGCCGTTCATGGAAGGCGTTCGCGACGTTCACCGCCTCTTGGCCCGTGGTCGCGTCGAGCACGAGAAACGTCTCGCTCGGCTTGGTCTCCTGGGAGACGCGACGGAGCTCCTCCATCAGCGGCTGATCGATGCTCAGCCGCCCGGCGGTGTCGAGAACGACGACGTCGAGGAAGAGGTGGCGAGCCCGCTCCACGGCTTGGCGCGCGACCGTGACCGGGTCGGTGGCCGCCGCCCCCTCACCGGAATCCGGCCCCCAGACGGGCACGCCAACCTGCTCGCCCAGGACTTGGAGCTGCTTCACCGCAGCGGGTCGCTGAAGGTCGCAGGCCGCCAAGATCGGCTTCTTGCCCTGGCGGACGAGCCACTTCGCCAACTTCGCGCAGGTGGTCGTCTTGCCGGAACCCTGAAGGCCGCACATCAGCACGACGGTCGGCGGGGCGGGCGACCAATTGACCGGCGTTTCGCCTTGACCGAGCAGTTCGATCAGCTCGTCGCGGACGATTTTGATGATGGTCTGGTCGGCCGAGAGGCTGCCGAAGACCTCTTCACCCACCGCCTTCTCCTTGATCTGCGCGACAAACTGCTTCGCGACCTGGAAGTTGACGTCGGCCTCCAAAAGCGCCACGCGCACTTCGCGGAGCATTTGGTTGACGTCGTCCTCACTCAGACGGCCCTTCTTGCGCAGGCCGGCAAAGATCGAGCCGAGACGCTTCGTGAGGTTGTCGAGCACTGAGGCAAGTCTACCGGTTGGGGTAGATCCGGCCCCTTGCTAGCGGGCGCCGCTACTGGGCCCACTCGCTACCGGGCGGTCCAGACTTGACCGGATCGCCACGACCTGGCGCAGGAGCTCCTCTGCCATCGCGAGGGGCCACTGGGTGGCCGCGTCGCTCAAGGCGCGATCGGGGTCCGGATGGACTTCCAAGAAGAGCGCGTCGATGCCGACCGCCGTCGCGGCGCGGGCCAGGGCGGGGATCGCCTCACGGTTGCCGCCGCTTGCGGTGCCCGCACCGCCGGGGCGCTGGGCCGAGTGGGTGGCGTCAAAGCAGACCGGCCAGCCGAACGAGCGCATGGTCTCCAGCCCTGGCATGTCCACAACGAGGGTGTTGTAGCCGAATGTGGTGCCTCGTTCGGTCAGCATGATCCCGCCGGCCCCGAAGGCTTCCAGCTTCCGCACGATGTTTCCCGTATCGTGGGGAGCAAGGAACTGGCCCTTCTTCACGTTCACGGGCCGCCCCGTAGCCGCGCACGCCTCCAGTAGGTCGGATTGACGGCAGAGGAACGCGGGCACCTGCAGCAGATCGACCGCTTGCGCGACCGCGGCGGCTTGGTCGGGGAGGTGGACGTCGGTGGTGGTCGGAACTCCGAACTCTTGGCCGACAGTCTGCAAGATACGCAGCCCTTCTTCCATGCCCAGCCCTCGCTTCGAATCGACCGAAGTGCGGTTCGCCTTGTCGAACGAGGCTTTGAACACATAGCCGAGCCCGAGCCGGGCGCAGGCTTGGGAAACGCCCTCCGCCACCTCGCGGCAGAGACTGAGCGATTCGGCCATGCACGGCCCGGCGATCACGACCAGACTCGGTCCGCCGACCTCGACCGAACCCATCCGAAACGACTTCAAAGCTTGGCCCCCGCCTTGCGAAGCAGGGTCTTCAGTTCCTCCACGTTGTGGATCTCGAACCTCGTGTCGAGTTTTTCGCCGCCCGGCTTGAAGGTCATGAAGTGGGGAAGGCCCACGATGTTGAACTCCTTCGTGGTGGCGTCGATATAAGCCGGGTCGACCCCTGTGCTGTGGTCGATCTTGAGTGCGACGACCTCGTTCAAAGCGGCGATCCCCTGAGGCGTGCGAAACACGTTCTTGTCGGTCTCCTGGCACTTCACGCACCAATCGGCGGTGACGTCGATGAAGATCGGCTTGCCGCTCTCTTTCGCCTTGGCGAAGGTCTCCGCGTTATACGGTTGCCAATTGACGCTGATCGCTCCGGGGTTGCCGAGCTGCCTCAACTCTTCGTTGAAGAGCGCTTGGGAGCGCGCCTCAAGGGCGGTGCCCGCCATCAAACCCAGCGCTAGCAACGCCACGCCCTTGATCCCCATCACCAGCTTCGTGGGCTGTTCCTTTTCAAAGAACAGCAGGTAGGCGGCGGCGAGCCCATAGGCCGCGACCCAGCCAAGCAGGGTCCTCGGATCGTCGGGCTTCATGCCGAGCCCCTTGAAGAGGTAGTCCACCGCGAGCCACAAGACGACGAGGCCGAGGACGGACTTCACCGCCTTTAGCCAACCGCCAGATTTTGGCAAGACCTTGCTCGCTCCGGTCGAGACCGCGGCGAGGACGATGAAGGGGAGGCCAAGCCCGAGCCCGATCGAGGTGAAGACGAGCAGGCCGATCCCCAAGTTCTGGGTGTTGGCGACTTCGATCGCGACCGCGCTGACCAGCGCGCCCGCACAGGGCGCCGCGGCGAAGCCCATGAGCAGCCCCATGATCAGGGCGCCGGTGGGGCCGGAACGGCCCTTCAGGTGCTTGCCGATGAATGGGGGGATGCCGATCTCATACACGTCGAACATCGAGAGCGCCAGCACCACCATCAACGCTGAGAGCGCGAAGAGGAACCAGGGCATCGTGAAGAGCGCCCCCACGCCCTTGCCGAGCGCGGCGAAGATGGCCCCCACCGCCCCGTAGGTCAGCGCGATCCCCATCGCATAAGAAAGGCCGAGACCGATCTTGGCCCCCCGGTTGGTCGCGCTCTGGTTGGAGAAATAGCTGACCGTGATCGGGATCATCGGATAGACGCAAGGCGTCAAGCAAAGCGCGAGCCCGACGATCATCGCGCCCAACACGATGAAGAGGAAGTTGCGCTGCCGGAAGTTCTCTTGTAGCCAACCGGCCAAACCGGAGCCATGCGGTTCAGCGACCGGTGGCGCGTCGGCCGGGGGCTGCTCTCCAGGAACCGGGTTGGTGGGCGCCGTGACGGGGGTCTCGCTCCCCGCACCACCGGCGGTCACGGCCAGGGCCGCCTTGGCTTGGATCGTCTTCGGCGGGAAGCAACTGGTGGCGTCGCACTGCTGGAACTTCACGTCCAGCACGACCCTGTGCTCGCCCGTCTCCTTCGGCGCGACGATCTCGACCGGGATCCGCGTCTCGCCGGAATAGACCAAGACCGGTTCGGCAGACCCGCCGACCGCTTCGTTTGTGCCTTTCGGGTAGTCGACTTTCGAAAGCGTAGTCCCCTCGCCCGCCTTGACCTGGACCGGGATCATGTAGTCCTCGCTCGGCGGGTTCTGGTAGCCGTGCAGGCCTTCGGCAAAGGTCAGCACGACCGTTCCCTTCACGAGCTCGCCGGCCACAGCCTGCGGCTTCTCCAACTCCAGGCTAAGGGTCGGGGGCGTGTTCTGCGCCCAGGCGGCAATCGCCAGGAGGGTGGCGGTGACGAGGGCAAGGAGTCTTGGCTTCATGACGGGGGTCAGCTCCGGGAGTCTACTCTCGGCCAAAACGGCCTTCGACCCGTGAATGGTTCCCGAGGGCCTGTTTTGGCGCGGGGCCCCGGGGCTAGCGGCCGGCGATGCCGAACCAGCGCTTGATCTTCGTAACGGTGGTCTGGCGGTTGATCTCGGCGATCGCAAGCGTGAGGGGCACCTCTTTCGGGCACACCTTGACGCAGTTTTGGGCGTTACCGCAGTTGGTGATGCCTTCCTCGCTGGTCATGACTTCCAACCGGTCTGCAGCGAGCGTCTTGCCCACCGGGTGGAGGTTGAACAGCAAGGTCTGGCCCACGGCGGCAGGGCCGATGAACTTCGACCGCTCGTTCACTTGCGGGCACGCTTCGACACAGCATCCGCACGTGATGCACCGGGAGAGGTCGTACCGGAGCTTGCGGACCTCGTCGTCCTGGGGCGGGGCCATGCCGCGGTCGTACGAGCCGTCGATCGGCACCCAGCCCTTGATCTTGATCAAGTTCTCGAACATGCGGCTGCGGTCGACCATCAAATCCCGGACGAGCGGAAACTTCTTCATCGGCTCCAGCCGGATCTGCAGGACGTCGTCGATCTCCTCGCCGACTTCCTCGACCAGGGCCGTGCAGGACTGCCGGATGTGCCCGTTCACGTTCATCGTGCAGGATCCGCAGACTTCTTCCAGGCAGGCGGCTTCCCACGCGACCGGCTCGACCTTTTTGCCTTCGACCGTCGTCGGGTTCTTCCGGATCTCCATAAGGGCAGAGACCACGTTCATGTTCTGGCGATAAGGCAGCTCGAACGTGTCCCAAGTGACGGGCGCTTCAGCGTTCGCTTGGCGATGGATGATGAAACGGACTGTCTTCGCCATACGGCTACCCTCCATTCTACGCGGTTTGGGGGAAATCCATTTTATCGCGAGGCACGGGGGCTTTGGCGAACGAACTTGGACCTATCGGCGTCACGATAAAGAGTTTGGGGGACGAAGTACCCTCTTACTTGAGGTGTCCTTGCATGCGCCGCGCTTTTACGCTTATTGAGCTTCTGGTTGTGATCGCGATCATCGCGATCCTCGCCGCCATCCTGTTCCCCGTCTTCGCACAAGCCAAGGCTGCGGGAAAGCGGACGCAGAGTCTGAGCAACGTCAGGCAGATCTCGGTCGGCATGATGATGTACGTCGGCGACAGCGACGATCGGACCCCCTCGCTCTGGAACGACCTTCCCGCCGCGCCGCGCCGCACGGACTACTGGTACGTCCTGATGCCGTACCTGAAGAGCTACGAGGTTTTCTACAGCCCGGAGCGGACGGACGCGGTCTGCGACATGGGGGACATTGATTCCACGATCAAGAGCAAGCGCTGCTTCGGCTACGGCTACAACTGGGGCATCCAAACTTATTCGGGCGGAGGCCTGTTGCAGGCGGAGACGCCGATCCAGGGCGGCGGCCAGTTGCAGGTCGGGGTCGTCGTGACCCAGGCCGAGAACCCTGGCAGCATGTTCGCCTTTGGCGACACCTATGACACCCCCCGGTACACGATGGGCGTCTTCGACCAGTTCAACTTGGACACCTACAACGGGCCGTTCCGCAAGAGCGCGCTCCGCCATGGCGGCAAGTTCAACGTCGCGTTCTTGGACGGCCACGCAAAGGTGGTGGACTGGAACCTCTGCGCTGCCTACGGCCGGATGTCCCGGGAGAACTGGTACTCGATGCCGCCGAAGACTTCGGACCGCATGGGCTATTGCCTGACCGAAGACGTGATTGTAACCCTCGGCAATAACCGGGTGCTTTCCTGCGGGGACGCCGTCCGGGTGCCCGAGACCTACAACTGGGTCTGGGCGCCGAACTAGCGGGCACCGGGGCCCGGGACGGGTCCCGGACCAGGGTGATGGCTCCTCCGAGGGTTCGGAGGTACCTTTCACTTCATCCCGTACATCCCTCACACCGAGCAAGACGTCGCCGAGATGCTTGAGACTATCGGCGTCGAGTCGATCGACGACCTCTTCGTCGAAATTCCCGAATCTTTGCGCCTGCGGCGCGAGCTCGACGTTCCCCCCGCCATGGACGAGCGGCAGCTCTTCCAGCACCTCAAGGGCTTGGCCGACCGGAACCTGGACGCGACGAAGCTCGTGTGCTTCCTTGGAGCGGGGATCTACGACCGCTTCGTGCCTGCCTCGGTCGCGGCGGTGGTGTCGCGCGGCGAGTTCCTCACCGCTTACACGCCTTACCAGCCGGAGCTGAGCCAAGGCTATCTGCAGACGATCTATGAGTTCCAGACGATGGTCGCCGACCTCTTCGGAATGGATCTCGCGAACGCGAGCATGTACGACGGGGCGACGGCGCTCGCCGAGGCGGCGATCATGGCGACCGGCATCAAGGGCCGCGACGTCGTCGCGGTGAGCCAAGCCGTCCACCCCCACTACCGACAAGTGCTGGAGACCTACTGCTGGTCGCTCGGGGTCTCGATCCGGGAGCTGCCTTGCACGGGCGGAGAGACCGTGGACTTTTCTGCCGTCGACGATTCCGTGGCGTGCGTCTTGGTCCAGTATCCAAACTTTTTCGGCATCGTCGAAGACCTCGGCAAAGCGCGCGACGCGGCGCGGTCGGCGGGGGCGATGTTCATCGTCTCGGCAGACCCCACGGCTTGCGGCATCCTCACGCCCCCGGGCGCTTTTGATGCCGACGTGGTCACGGCCGAGGGGCAACCCCTCGGTGTCCCCATGGGCTATGGCGGGCCTCTGCTCGGCCTCTTCGCCTGCAAGCAGGAGTTCATCCGGCAGATCCCCGGCAGGATCGTCGGTCGCACCCACGACGCTCAGGGGCGCTCTGGCTATACAATGACCCTGCGTACCCG carries:
- a CDS encoding PEP-CTERM sorting domain-containing protein, yielding MKRIFAIALAAVASSAFAVDLYTVRESDNMLRKLDSNTLAFSNVGLLGVGFEFGDLAYNTANNTMYMVDGWGGGFGAISTLYRVNLNTGAATAIGSTGVTSLFGLAYDQSNGKLYAGKSTDNPQGLFELDMNTGAATAIGNPFINLDAMTYNSSTGELLGMFAGPGTFHSLDRTNGSATNLGGDGFVDNGGMAYVQDLNRILAIDWSGNLYSYNPANYTRNLLLSGLGAHDGLAVVPEPATMLVLGAGLAALAARRRK
- a CDS encoding secondary thiamine-phosphate synthase enzyme YjbQ; the protein is MRTHTEYLTFATNSREEFVRITDEIAAIVAESKVHEGMVLVSAMHITAAVYVNDWEGGLIEDIKEWLGSLAPKKDYRHHRTGEDNGEAHLKNLLLHHQVILPITAGRLDLGPWQQVFYAEFDGQRRKRVVVKVMGV
- the ffh gene encoding signal recognition particle protein → MLDNLTKRLGSIFAGLRKKGRLSEDDVNQMLREVRVALLEADVNFQVAKQFVAQIKEKAVGEEVFGSLSADQTIIKIVRDELIELLGQGETPVNWSPAPPTVVLMCGLQGSGKTTTCAKLAKWLVRQGKKPILAACDLQRPAAVKQLQVLGEQVGVPVWGPDSGEGAAATDPVTVARQAVERARHLFLDVVVLDTAGRLSIDQPLMEELRRVSQETKPSETFLVLDATTGQEAVNVANAFHERLSLTGAIFTKLDGDARGGAVLSVRQATGVPVRFIGTGEQTDALEFFQADRMAGRILGMGDVLGIIEKAEVAFQGEDMAGMEDKMKSGKIDFNDFLQQTRMVRKMGSMKSLMKMIPGLSNAVPEEALENLDERRLDHLEAIVLSMTPKERANPELLNGSRRKRIAQGSGTSQADVNRLIEQLYEMRKGMKQMAKMQQRMQKFGKRRR
- the kdsA gene encoding 3-deoxy-8-phosphooctulonate synthase gives rise to the protein MGSVEVGGPSLVVIAGPCMAESLSLCREVAEGVSQACARLGLGYVFKASFDKANRTSVDSKRGLGMEEGLRILQTVGQEFGVPTTTDVHLPDQAAAVAQAVDLLQVPAFLCRQSDLLEACAATGRPVNVKKGQFLAPHDTGNIVRKLEAFGAGGIMLTERGTTFGYNTLVVDMPGLETMRSFGWPVCFDATHSAQRPGGAGTASGGNREAIPALARAATAVGIDALFLEVHPDPDRALSDAATQWPLAMAEELLRQVVAIRSSLDRPVASGPSSGAR
- a CDS encoding thioredoxin family protein, coding for MKPRLLALVTATLLAIAAWAQNTPPTLSLELEKPQAVAGELVKGTVVLTFAEGLHGYQNPPSEDYMIPVQVKAGEGTTLSKVDYPKGTNEAVGGSAEPVLVYSGETRIPVEIVAPKETGEHRVVLDVKFQQCDATSCFPPKTIQAKAALAVTAGGAGSETPVTAPTNPVPGEQPPADAPPVAEPHGSGLAGWLQENFRQRNFLFIVLGAMIVGLALCLTPCVYPMIPITVSYFSNQSATNRGAKIGLGLSYAMGIALTYGAVGAIFAALGKGVGALFTMPWFLFALSALMVVLALSMFDVYEIGIPPFIGKHLKGRSGPTGALIMGLLMGFAAAPCAGALVSAVAIEVANTQNLGIGLLVFTSIGLGLGLPFIVLAAVSTGASKVLPKSGGWLKAVKSVLGLVVLWLAVDYLFKGLGMKPDDPRTLLGWVAAYGLAAAYLLFFEKEQPTKLVMGIKGVALLALGLMAGTALEARSQALFNEELRQLGNPGAISVNWQPYNAETFAKAKESGKPIFIDVTADWCVKCQETDKNVFRTPQGIAALNEVVALKIDHSTGVDPAYIDATTKEFNIVGLPHFMTFKPGGEKLDTRFEIHNVEELKTLLRKAGAKL
- the sdhB gene encoding succinate dehydrogenase iron-sulfur subunit, with translation MAKTVRFIIHRQANAEAPVTWDTFELPYRQNMNVVSALMEIRKNPTTVEGKKVEPVAWEAACLEEVCGSCTMNVNGHIRQSCTALVEEVGEEIDDVLQIRLEPMKKFPLVRDLMVDRSRMFENLIKIKGWVPIDGSYDRGMAPPQDDEVRKLRYDLSRCITCGCCVEACPQVNERSKFIGPAAVGQTLLFNLHPVGKTLAADRLEVMTSEEGITNCGNAQNCVKVCPKEVPLTLAIAEINRQTTVTKIKRWFGIAGR
- a CDS encoding prepilin-type N-terminal cleavage/methylation domain-containing protein, with protein sequence MRRAFTLIELLVVIAIIAILAAILFPVFAQAKAAGKRTQSLSNVRQISVGMMMYVGDSDDRTPSLWNDLPAAPRRTDYWYVLMPYLKSYEVFYSPERTDAVCDMGDIDSTIKSKRCFGYGYNWGIQTYSGGGLLQAETPIQGGGQLQVGVVVTQAENPGSMFAFGDTYDTPRYTMGVFDQFNLDTYNGPFRKSALRHGGKFNVAFLDGHAKVVDWNLCAAYGRMSRENWYSMPPKTSDRMGYCLTEDVIVTLGNNRVLSCGDAVRVPETYNWVWAPN
- the gcvPA gene encoding aminomethyl-transferring glycine dehydrogenase subunit GcvPA → MLETIGVESIDDLFVEIPESLRLRRELDVPPAMDERQLFQHLKGLADRNLDATKLVCFLGAGIYDRFVPASVAAVVSRGEFLTAYTPYQPELSQGYLQTIYEFQTMVADLFGMDLANASMYDGATALAEAAIMATGIKGRDVVAVSQAVHPHYRQVLETYCWSLGVSIRELPCTGGETVDFSAVDDSVACVLVQYPNFFGIVEDLGKARDAARSAGAMFIVSADPTACGILTPPGAFDADVVTAEGQPLGVPMGYGGPLLGLFACKQEFIRQIPGRIVGRTHDAQGRSGYTMTLRTREQDIRREKATSNICTNEALMALAATVYMSAVGKNGIRRVAESSVRNTQYAIQRLTEAGGKLKYPGRVFGEFVLSLPRPAAEVRDALIEKGYLAGLPLSEYYQTMENDLLVAVTEVRTKAQIDGFAAALKEAL